A region of Kribbella sp. NBC_01245 DNA encodes the following proteins:
- a CDS encoding phosphotransferase enzyme family protein, producing MTKEGSFKRAVRQRAQATGLRYTEARAALEKGRMSPFARTRPVEFAELRAHLETRFGISITSIAPIDDDPETRPSGSWVGHYPWTLVVKRADGSPWIARVFSSAADTVGRVEGDAEILRFLALHDFPAERPAHDSPVSVFEGSGVIVTDYVEGGRPTQSPAVLHELASLLGRLHKLPAAGGAVARDGGSEEHDGAFFAGRPKQDLAAAMSFLVSVEDAVAPEGREMFEWLRDKVEHADDAEGLPEAFTHGNYHAWAAVGRPGNLAIVGWAGSGRGPRLPALAWLLTTAGEGNGEGIDAVARGYREHIQLTGEELERLPGVLAMRPLWLACLDYRQSARSGSTPPMDEGWIGWLARPEHAERLAAQAIASLRG from the coding sequence ATGACCAAAGAGGGCAGTTTCAAGCGCGCAGTGCGCCAGCGGGCACAAGCGACCGGATTGCGGTACACCGAGGCCCGCGCCGCGCTGGAGAAGGGCCGAATGTCGCCGTTTGCGCGTACTCGCCCCGTTGAGTTCGCGGAACTGAGGGCGCACCTCGAGACGCGATTCGGCATCAGCATCACCTCGATCGCGCCCATCGACGACGACCCCGAGACGCGGCCGAGCGGGTCCTGGGTCGGCCACTACCCCTGGACGCTGGTCGTCAAGCGAGCGGACGGCTCGCCCTGGATCGCTCGAGTCTTCTCGTCGGCAGCGGACACGGTCGGCCGCGTCGAGGGCGATGCGGAGATCCTGCGGTTCCTGGCCTTACACGACTTCCCCGCCGAACGGCCCGCGCACGACAGTCCCGTGTCGGTGTTCGAGGGCAGCGGCGTGATCGTGACCGACTACGTCGAGGGTGGCCGCCCGACCCAGTCACCGGCGGTGCTCCACGAGCTGGCGAGCCTGCTCGGCCGCCTGCACAAACTGCCCGCGGCCGGTGGTGCGGTCGCTCGGGACGGTGGGTCGGAGGAGCACGACGGCGCCTTCTTCGCGGGACGACCGAAGCAGGATCTCGCGGCGGCGATGAGCTTTCTGGTGAGCGTCGAGGACGCCGTCGCTCCCGAGGGCCGCGAGATGTTCGAGTGGCTCCGCGACAAGGTCGAGCACGCCGACGACGCGGAGGGCCTGCCCGAGGCGTTCACCCACGGGAACTACCACGCATGGGCGGCAGTCGGCAGGCCGGGCAACCTCGCCATCGTCGGCTGGGCAGGGTCCGGGCGCGGACCCCGCCTGCCCGCCCTCGCCTGGCTGCTGACGACCGCGGGCGAGGGCAACGGCGAGGGCATCGACGCGGTCGCGCGCGGGTATCGCGAGCACATCCAGCTCACCGGTGAAGAGCTCGAGCGGCTGCCCGGCGTACTGGCCATGCGACCGCTGTGGCTGGCGTGCCTCGACTACCGGCAGTCGGCGCGCAGCGGGTCCACCCCGCCGATGGACGAGGGGTGGATCGGTTGGCTCGCGCGCCCCGAGCACGCCGAACGACTAGCTGCCCAGGCGATTGCGTCGTTGCGAGGCTGA
- a CDS encoding acyltransferase domain-containing protein has product MTVAELPDVVEAREWLRWLGVPEVDVEPVVAGLAAAADDPEVARRYEELCAGVGRVGAAPDWPVASTPYGDVYVYLAALPLIRKWHADNGISPAVSRHTLQDLGAKVAGYREMHGRGGFDRQNWLSRHFRGTLVRLGRLQFERTTLKESDHEGLHEVPPGSPEPGDDVLDVHIPGDGPLTPEACAESLAMAREFFPAYKQVICRSWLLDPQLADYLPAESNIVRFQRMFTNYPRELDGDADVLECVFLAPDGRAVIDDLPQETSLERAVVKHLKADKHWHLRIGWAPLDTV; this is encoded by the coding sequence ATGACTGTTGCCGAGCTTCCTGATGTTGTCGAGGCACGCGAGTGGTTGCGGTGGCTTGGGGTGCCGGAGGTTGATGTTGAGCCGGTGGTGGCTGGGCTTGCGGCGGCGGCGGATGATCCTGAGGTTGCGCGGCGGTACGAGGAGCTGTGCGCAGGCGTTGGGCGGGTTGGGGCCGCGCCGGATTGGCCTGTTGCGAGTACGCCGTACGGCGATGTGTACGTCTATCTCGCGGCCTTGCCTTTGATCCGGAAATGGCATGCGGATAACGGGATTTCGCCGGCGGTTTCGCGGCATACGTTGCAGGATTTGGGCGCGAAGGTGGCTGGGTATCGGGAGATGCATGGGCGCGGGGGATTCGATCGGCAGAACTGGTTGAGTCGGCATTTCCGTGGCACGTTGGTCCGACTTGGCCGGCTGCAGTTCGAGCGAACCACTCTGAAGGAGTCGGACCACGAAGGCCTCCATGAGGTGCCGCCGGGATCGCCTGAGCCGGGTGACGACGTACTGGATGTGCATATTCCGGGGGACGGGCCGCTGACACCGGAGGCGTGTGCGGAATCGCTGGCGATGGCGAGGGAGTTCTTTCCGGCGTACAAGCAGGTGATCTGTCGTTCGTGGCTGCTTGATCCGCAATTGGCCGACTACTTGCCGGCCGAGTCGAACATCGTGCGGTTTCAGCGGATGTTCACGAACTACCCGCGCGAATTGGATGGTGACGCGGACGTGCTGGAGTGCGTCTTCCTGGCGCCGGATGGGCGAGCGGTGATCGATGACCTTCCGCAGGAGACCAGCCTGGAACGCGCGGTGGTCAAGCACCTCAAGGCGGACAAGCATTGGCATTTACGCATCGGCTGGGCACCACTCGACACCGTTTAG
- a CDS encoding ArnT family glycosyltransferase, whose protein sequence is MTDSRPAFALRPVSVVTAIVVIVLTALSARYGYHRDELYFLTAGDHLAWGYVDQPPLTPLLSRLSTAVFGDTVMGLRVIATLAAAGIVVTMALISRELGGSARAQTLAAVAVAVSGQFLAVGHMVSTATFDLLAWLAIGLFALKLLRTGDGRWWIALGLTLGLAVQNKYLVLLLVAALLVAQLVVGPRTVFRSRWLLAGVAVALVVAGPNLYWQAINDWPQLTVASGISEDDGVENRLMFIPLQLAQLSPVLVPFWIAGFVHLARRPEFRAVAYAYPLLAVLVLAIGGKPYYALPLLLVLVAAGCEPVVRWAEQPVRRGVLAAGLALAAITSAVITLPVLPASALDAITPINKEQAEQVGWPELADAVAAGWAQIPADQRDRAVIFTQNYGEAGAIERFGPSRGLPTLYSGHMSYWDWAAPPDSATGPVLLVQYPEAERALERHFTDCRVVGTVSNAAGIANGEEGAPIALCAGPIKPWSALWPELRRFY, encoded by the coding sequence ATGACGGATTCCCGCCCGGCGTTCGCCCTTCGTCCTGTCTCCGTAGTGACCGCGATCGTGGTCATCGTCCTGACGGCTTTGTCCGCGCGCTACGGGTATCACCGCGACGAGCTGTACTTCCTCACCGCGGGCGATCACCTCGCCTGGGGGTACGTCGACCAGCCGCCGCTCACACCGCTGCTCAGCCGGCTCAGTACGGCCGTGTTCGGTGACACGGTGATGGGGCTTCGCGTGATCGCGACGCTGGCCGCGGCCGGGATCGTCGTGACGATGGCGTTGATCTCGCGGGAGCTCGGCGGAAGTGCCCGGGCGCAGACGCTCGCGGCCGTCGCGGTCGCGGTGTCCGGGCAGTTCCTTGCTGTGGGCCACATGGTGTCGACCGCGACGTTCGACCTGCTGGCGTGGCTGGCGATCGGCTTGTTCGCGCTGAAGCTGCTCCGGACCGGCGACGGCCGGTGGTGGATCGCGCTCGGGCTGACGTTGGGCCTCGCGGTCCAGAACAAGTACCTGGTGTTGTTGCTGGTGGCGGCATTGCTCGTCGCGCAGTTGGTGGTGGGCCCGCGAACCGTCTTCCGGAGTCGCTGGCTGCTGGCCGGTGTGGCCGTCGCGCTCGTGGTGGCGGGGCCGAACCTCTACTGGCAGGCGATCAACGACTGGCCGCAGCTGACGGTAGCCAGTGGCATCAGCGAGGACGACGGCGTTGAGAACCGGCTCATGTTCATCCCGCTGCAGCTCGCGCAGTTGTCACCGGTCCTCGTGCCCTTCTGGATCGCGGGCTTCGTGCACTTGGCCCGACGACCCGAGTTCCGTGCTGTCGCCTACGCCTATCCGCTGCTCGCCGTACTGGTCCTCGCGATTGGCGGCAAGCCGTACTACGCGCTGCCGCTCCTCCTCGTACTAGTCGCGGCCGGGTGCGAGCCCGTCGTGCGCTGGGCCGAGCAGCCGGTACGCCGGGGTGTGCTGGCTGCCGGTCTGGCCCTGGCCGCGATCACGTCCGCAGTGATCACTCTCCCGGTGCTGCCGGCTTCGGCGCTCGACGCGATCACGCCGATCAATAAGGAGCAGGCTGAGCAGGTGGGTTGGCCTGAGCTCGCGGATGCGGTCGCGGCGGGATGGGCCCAGATTCCTGCCGACCAACGCGATCGGGCGGTCATCTTCACGCAGAACTACGGCGAGGCTGGAGCGATCGAGCGGTTCGGCCCGTCGCGCGGATTGCCGACGCTGTACTCGGGCCATATGAGCTACTGGGATTGGGCCGCGCCCCCGGACAGCGCGACCGGGCCTGTGCTGCTGGTCCAGTATCCGGAGGCCGAGCGGGCGTTGGAGCGGCACTTCACCGACTGCCGCGTGGTCGGCACCGTCTCGAATGCGGCCGGAATTGCGAACGGCGAGGAGGGTGCGCCGATCGCCTTGTGCGCCGGTCCCATCAAGCCGTGGTCGGCACTTTGGCCGGAGCTGCGCCGCTTCTACTAA
- a CDS encoding alpha-L-fucosidase, whose translation MKIRRLIVLAMIPVLLFASSWAYGAWDDRKAEMTTSGPFEASAESLNRHPVPKWFEDAKFGIFIHWGLFSVPGYAPKGSYTDVLRADYGHAMTRSPHAEDYWNAMRDPGSPTAAFHRRAYGELPYEGFKPMFEKQLEGWSTDRWADQFQRAGGKYVVMVAKYHDGFALWPTKVKNPHKDGWFTQRDLAGELAAATRKRGMKLGVYYSGGVDWTFQRKVVKTLGDYTYLDHGSDYADLRMRRCATSSSTSDPRAAEARSRPNRPAGCRDSATGSARTGRRCTAAARTTYPKPVRRTASRFVSAGAARWCRWCWWGGRRGGP comes from the coding sequence ATGAAGATTCGCCGTCTGATCGTGCTCGCGATGATCCCTGTGCTGCTGTTTGCCAGCTCCTGGGCGTACGGCGCGTGGGATGACCGGAAGGCGGAGATGACCACCAGCGGGCCCTTTGAAGCGTCGGCCGAGTCGCTCAACCGTCATCCGGTGCCGAAGTGGTTCGAGGACGCGAAGTTCGGCATCTTCATCCATTGGGGTCTTTTCTCGGTACCGGGCTACGCACCCAAGGGCAGCTACACCGACGTGTTGCGCGCCGACTACGGCCACGCGATGACCCGCAGCCCGCACGCCGAGGACTACTGGAACGCGATGCGCGATCCCGGTTCGCCGACGGCCGCGTTCCACCGCCGCGCGTACGGCGAGCTGCCGTACGAGGGGTTCAAGCCGATGTTCGAGAAACAGCTCGAGGGGTGGAGCACGGACCGATGGGCAGACCAGTTCCAGCGTGCCGGCGGCAAGTACGTCGTGATGGTGGCGAAGTACCACGACGGGTTCGCGTTGTGGCCGACCAAGGTCAAGAACCCGCACAAGGATGGCTGGTTCACCCAGCGGGACTTGGCTGGTGAGCTCGCGGCCGCGACCCGTAAACGCGGGATGAAGCTCGGCGTCTACTACTCCGGCGGCGTCGACTGGACCTTCCAGCGCAAGGTGGTGAAGACGCTCGGCGACTACACGTACCTGGATCACGGCAGCGATTACGCCGACTTGCGGATGCGCAGGTGCGCGACCTCCTCCTCAACGTCGGACCCGCGGGCGGCCGAGGCGCGATCCCGCCCGAACAGGCCCGCCGGCTGCAGGGATTCGGCGACTGGCTCCGCGCGAACGGGCCGGCGGTGTACGGCAGCCGCCCGTACGACGTACCCCAAGCCCGTACGGCGGACGGCCTCGAGGTTCGTCTCAGCCGGAGCGGCAAGGTGGTGTCGGTGGTGCTGGTGGGGCGGCCGAAGGGGCGGACCGTGA
- a CDS encoding TetR/AcrR family transcriptional regulator, which yields MAVTAESGVVEGARRGQIIDSAIQLIAEQGLARTSLSRIAEKAGISKAAVLYHFKNKDELLDEVLARVLGGLVTQVGARVDAAETPRDAVFAYLRAMIGHLTANPDHVRVITEAMAIAELAGHNAVRADPSRWKALADLLAAAQSAGQMREFDTKTVALVIGGAIDGLVGQWIAETDFDLTAAAAELETFIRRATDVR from the coding sequence ATGGCGGTGACGGCCGAAAGTGGTGTTGTTGAGGGTGCCCGGCGAGGGCAGATCATCGACAGCGCGATCCAGCTGATCGCGGAGCAGGGCCTGGCCCGGACTTCGCTGTCGCGGATCGCGGAGAAGGCCGGGATCTCGAAGGCCGCCGTGCTCTACCACTTCAAGAACAAGGACGAGCTGCTCGACGAAGTGCTGGCCCGCGTTCTCGGTGGTCTGGTCACGCAGGTCGGCGCGCGGGTCGATGCCGCCGAGACGCCGCGGGATGCGGTTTTCGCCTACCTCAGGGCGATGATCGGGCACCTGACGGCCAATCCGGACCACGTCCGCGTGATCACCGAGGCGATGGCGATCGCCGAGCTGGCCGGCCACAACGCCGTACGGGCCGATCCGTCGCGGTGGAAGGCGCTGGCCGATCTGCTGGCCGCCGCGCAGTCCGCGGGGCAGATGCGCGAGTTCGACACCAAGACCGTTGCCCTGGTGATCGGGGGAGCGATCGATGGTCTGGTCGGGCAGTGGATCGCGGAGACGGACTTCGACCTGACCGCGGCCGCGGCGGAGCTGGAGACGTTCATCCGGCGGGCGACCGACGTGCGGTGA
- a CDS encoding sensor histidine kinase yields the protein MNRARLPTLLRDLAFWLVAGGLVVLESVVRGEPWFMTTLAALALAAAVGLRRRYPLLALTVPSALMLTWLMVTLGTTSGVPIAYVPAISALAFLAGVRSPRGWVFAVMVLAASLFFLVGSLLFRNDQTGTEDVLNWFILCLLMLLFVVLPWFVGRYRAQSALLVSAGWERAERIEREQRLRLDEARLRERSRIAEDMHDSVGHELSLIALRAGALEVDGELPERYRTAAAELRQAAGTATERLGEIIGVLREPDEAAPTTPADESIAELVERAAASGLPVRLIEEGRVEPSPMLDRAAHRVVQEGLTNAAKHAPGAAVTVTAAADGGDFVLRIVNGPPTRPVGDGAVSGGHGLVGLAERVRLVGGTLRTGRTADGGFEVVARMPLTGGPIEPAPEVETRSESATELESVRRRARRGLVTAIVAPLALGAVVGVVALGYYLVIGYSSILRPVTYEQLRLGQTREELDRSLPKMEMLDPPSERSGRPAGADCEYYRPGGPFTTTYAFRLCFVSGRLASKDALQTGTVQPDYDPTQTPTPTVTVTTTPTASEGTP from the coding sequence GTGAATAGAGCACGCCTGCCGACGCTGCTCCGGGACCTCGCCTTCTGGCTGGTCGCCGGCGGTCTTGTCGTGCTCGAGTCGGTGGTCCGAGGCGAGCCCTGGTTCATGACCACCCTGGCGGCGCTGGCCTTGGCAGCGGCGGTGGGGTTGCGCCGGCGCTACCCGCTGCTCGCGCTGACCGTGCCGTCCGCGTTGATGCTCACCTGGCTGATGGTCACCCTGGGTACGACGTCGGGCGTCCCGATCGCCTACGTGCCGGCCATCTCGGCGCTGGCGTTCCTGGCGGGCGTCCGTTCGCCGCGCGGATGGGTCTTCGCGGTGATGGTGCTCGCGGCAAGTCTGTTCTTCCTGGTCGGCAGTCTGCTCTTCCGGAACGATCAGACCGGCACCGAGGACGTGCTCAACTGGTTCATCCTTTGCCTGCTCATGCTGCTGTTCGTCGTCCTGCCGTGGTTCGTCGGGCGGTATCGGGCCCAGAGCGCGCTGCTGGTGTCGGCCGGCTGGGAGCGGGCCGAGCGAATAGAGCGCGAGCAACGGCTGCGCCTGGACGAGGCGCGTCTGCGCGAGCGATCCCGGATCGCCGAGGACATGCACGATTCGGTCGGTCACGAGCTGAGCCTGATCGCGCTGCGGGCCGGCGCCCTCGAGGTGGATGGCGAGTTGCCCGAGCGCTACCGCACGGCCGCCGCGGAGCTGAGACAGGCGGCGGGCACCGCGACCGAGCGCCTCGGCGAGATCATCGGCGTGCTGCGTGAGCCGGATGAGGCCGCTCCGACCACTCCCGCGGATGAGTCGATCGCCGAGCTGGTCGAGCGCGCTGCCGCCTCGGGTCTGCCGGTGCGGTTGATCGAGGAGGGCCGGGTCGAGCCGTCGCCGATGCTGGACCGGGCCGCCCATCGCGTCGTCCAGGAGGGCCTGACCAACGCGGCCAAACACGCGCCGGGCGCCGCCGTGACCGTCACGGCGGCAGCTGACGGCGGCGATTTCGTGCTGCGCATCGTGAACGGTCCGCCGACAAGACCAGTGGGGGATGGCGCCGTATCGGGCGGGCATGGGCTGGTGGGTCTGGCTGAGCGTGTGCGGCTGGTGGGCGGCACGTTGCGGACCGGCCGTACGGCGGATGGCGGGTTCGAGGTGGTCGCCCGGATGCCGCTGACCGGTGGGCCGATCGAGCCTGCGCCGGAAGTTGAGACCCGGTCGGAGTCGGCGACCGAGCTTGAGTCCGTACGGCGAAGAGCCCGGCGTGGGCTGGTCACCGCGATCGTCGCGCCGTTGGCCTTGGGCGCGGTGGTCGGCGTGGTGGCGTTGGGGTACTACCTCGTGATCGGGTACAGCTCGATATTGCGACCGGTCACGTATGAGCAGCTCCGGCTGGGGCAGACCCGCGAGGAGCTCGACAGGTCGTTGCCGAAGATGGAGATGCTTGATCCACCCAGCGAGCGATCAGGCCGACCTGCCGGCGCCGATTGTGAGTACTACCGTCCGGGTGGTCCCTTCACCACGACCTACGCTTTCCGGCTGTGCTTTGTGTCCGGTCGGCTCGCCAGCAAGGACGCGCTACAAACCGGCACCGTCCAGCCGGACTACGACCCGACCCAGACACCGACTCCGACAGTGACTGTGACGACGACACCGACTGCAAGCGAGGGGACACCGTGA
- a CDS encoding response regulator transcription factor, translated as MTGQRIRVLLADDEAMVRAGVKAILASDDTIDVIAEAADGAEAVDAVQRHRPDVAVLDIRMPRMDGLAAAAEIRRTTPETAVVILTTFSEDAYIAKALGDGASGFLLKSGDPRELIAGIKAVAAGAAYLSPKVAHRVITELGAGPGGRMTRTAEAQKQIEPLTPREQEVLALVAAGLSNAEIAGRLFLVEGTVKAYVSAVLTRLGVKNRVQAAIIAYEAGLVPSA; from the coding sequence GTGACCGGCCAAAGAATTCGGGTGCTGCTGGCCGACGACGAGGCGATGGTGCGAGCCGGCGTGAAGGCGATCCTGGCCTCCGACGACACCATCGACGTCATCGCCGAGGCGGCGGATGGTGCCGAGGCGGTCGACGCGGTGCAGCGTCATCGGCCGGACGTGGCCGTGCTGGATATCCGCATGCCGAGGATGGACGGCCTGGCCGCCGCGGCCGAGATTCGCCGGACGACGCCGGAGACGGCCGTGGTGATCCTGACGACCTTCTCGGAGGACGCCTATATCGCGAAGGCGCTCGGTGATGGCGCAAGCGGGTTCCTGCTGAAGTCCGGCGATCCGCGCGAGCTGATCGCCGGGATCAAGGCCGTCGCGGCTGGCGCGGCCTATTTGTCGCCGAAGGTCGCGCACCGGGTGATCACCGAGCTGGGCGCCGGGCCGGGCGGCCGGATGACGAGGACGGCGGAGGCGCAGAAGCAGATCGAGCCGTTGACGCCTCGCGAGCAGGAGGTGCTCGCCCTGGTCGCGGCGGGTCTGTCCAACGCGGAGATCGCCGGCCGGTTGTTCCTGGTCGAGGGCACCGTGAAGGCGTACGTGAGCGCGGTGCTGACACGCCTCGGCGTGAAGAATCGCGTCCAGGCCGCGATCATCGCGTATGAGGCGGGTTTGGTCCCGAGTGCCTGA
- a CDS encoding MinD/ParA family ATP-binding protein produces the protein MTDTHNTGREKDREAAAAEVRRMWQPLSVQPPAVDPLASTLTTPEHTAAETAQANHAAHAAQAGQTAQAEPEVDEEAAEAQWHTATPGQAAAGQAAHGGGGPQPWELPSSYENQQQQQPPPSYRADELISALPLPREAPAEKGVRSVLRMRPGASERMERLAREQAATPFRRPVTITVANPKGGSGKTPTTLLLAGALGQARGGGVVAWDNNELRGNMHLRTHDTNSRSTVTDLLRAMPMLTLPDARVGDVGAYLRHQTSGQYDVLTSATTTYAQIEAGDFGQIHKILSRFYKVLVIDTGNNEGSSNWREAMKASDAIVIPIKWKSLSCAAAVQMLEELDQQGAAAQQLIRRAVIAVSNGPGDVNKDVEKQLRPYFEARAAAVVDIPTDQHIAAEGPLDHNALQPATRRAALELAAKVAEQINSTLRTQQGSGR, from the coding sequence GTGACCGACACCCACAACACCGGACGTGAGAAGGACAGAGAGGCCGCGGCGGCCGAAGTCCGGAGGATGTGGCAACCGCTGAGCGTGCAACCGCCTGCGGTTGATCCGCTGGCCTCGACCTTGACGACGCCGGAACACACCGCCGCCGAAACGGCCCAGGCCAACCACGCGGCCCACGCTGCCCAAGCCGGCCAGACCGCCCAGGCAGAGCCTGAGGTTGACGAAGAAGCGGCCGAGGCGCAATGGCACACCGCCACGCCCGGTCAAGCCGCGGCAGGTCAGGCCGCGCATGGTGGTGGCGGTCCGCAGCCGTGGGAGCTGCCTTCGTCCTACGAGAACCAGCAGCAGCAACAACCGCCGCCGTCGTACCGAGCGGACGAGCTGATCTCGGCACTGCCGTTGCCGCGTGAAGCTCCGGCCGAGAAGGGCGTGCGCAGCGTGCTGCGGATGCGTCCCGGCGCGTCCGAGCGGATGGAGCGGCTCGCGCGGGAGCAGGCGGCAACGCCGTTCCGCCGGCCCGTCACGATCACAGTGGCGAACCCGAAGGGCGGTTCGGGCAAGACGCCGACCACCCTGCTGCTCGCAGGCGCGCTCGGTCAGGCCCGTGGCGGCGGCGTCGTCGCCTGGGACAACAACGAGCTGCGCGGCAACATGCACCTGCGTACGCACGACACGAACAGCCGGTCCACCGTGACCGACCTGCTCCGCGCGATGCCGATGCTGACTCTGCCGGATGCACGCGTCGGCGATGTAGGGGCGTACCTTCGCCACCAGACCTCCGGCCAGTACGACGTGCTCACGTCCGCCACCACGACGTACGCGCAGATCGAGGCGGGCGACTTCGGCCAGATCCACAAGATCCTCAGCCGGTTCTACAAGGTGCTGGTGATCGACACCGGGAACAACGAGGGTTCGAGCAACTGGCGCGAGGCGATGAAGGCCTCCGACGCGATCGTCATCCCGATCAAGTGGAAGAGCCTGTCCTGCGCTGCCGCCGTGCAGATGCTGGAGGAGCTCGACCAGCAGGGTGCGGCGGCGCAGCAGTTGATCCGGCGGGCCGTGATCGCGGTCAGCAACGGCCCGGGTGACGTGAACAAGGATGTCGAGAAGCAGCTCCGGCCGTACTTCGAGGCTCGCGCTGCTGCGGTCGTCGATATCCCGACCGATCAGCACATCGCGGCCGAGGGTCCGTTGGACCACAACGCGCTGCAGCCGGCCACCCGGCGCGCAGCCCTGGAGCTGGCGGCCAAGGTGGCCGAGCAGATCAACAGCACCCTGCGGACCCAGCAGGGCAGCGGCCGCTAG
- a CDS encoding DedA family protein yields the protein MNDAILALAHDLMSSWWIYLTLFGFAALDGFFPAIPSETLVVTAGVFAALGEPNLYGVIVVAAAGAFLGDHISYFIGRGAGARVINRFPPGSKKAAMFRWSRNALAERGGLVLVVARYIPGGRTAVTLTMGTVRYPLRSFTLYAALAAASWGIYCALIGFIGGKAFEENPLAGVALGIGLAMGVTIIVEVVRHQLRKRRAAAAAPSSSDTPELVGSER from the coding sequence GTGAACGACGCGATACTGGCACTCGCGCACGACCTGATGTCCTCGTGGTGGATCTACCTGACGCTCTTCGGGTTCGCCGCGCTGGACGGGTTCTTCCCGGCCATTCCGAGCGAGACCCTCGTCGTCACGGCCGGCGTCTTCGCCGCGCTCGGCGAGCCCAACCTGTACGGCGTGATCGTCGTCGCGGCCGCCGGAGCGTTCCTCGGCGACCACATCTCGTACTTCATCGGCCGTGGTGCCGGGGCCCGCGTGATCAACCGCTTCCCACCTGGATCCAAAAAGGCCGCGATGTTCAGGTGGTCGCGGAATGCGCTGGCTGAACGTGGCGGCCTCGTGCTGGTCGTCGCGCGGTATATCCCGGGCGGACGCACGGCCGTGACGCTCACGATGGGCACGGTCCGCTACCCGTTGCGCTCCTTCACCCTGTACGCCGCGCTCGCCGCTGCCAGCTGGGGTATCTACTGCGCGCTGATCGGCTTCATCGGCGGTAAGGCGTTCGAGGAGAACCCGCTCGCGGGCGTCGCACTCGGCATCGGCCTGGCGATGGGTGTGACCATCATCGTCGAGGTGGTGCGGCACCAGCTGCGCAAACGTCGCGCCGCTGCTGCCGCCCCATCGTCGTCTGACACTCCTGAGCTGGTCGGCTCCGAGCGCTAG